Genomic segment of Candidatus Sysuiplasma acidicola:
AACCATTCCACGGACGTCGATGCCCTTGATTTCGGCACGTACGAATTCGATTCCACTTGATGTTATGGCGGAGAAATCTCCCTCGCCTGTGGCAGGATCCGTTACTTCACCGCTAACTATTCCGAGGTTGTATGCACATTCGTAAAATCGCGATTTGCGATCCATCAACGTCACTGTGTGGTTTCCTCCGAGCAGTTTTGCAAGTTCCGTAGCCACGGAAAGACCGCCGATTCCGGCGCCCAGAACCAATGCAGTCCTTTCGTTCAACCGAAATTCACCACTCTGTCAGCATCTTCGGTGAGAGAGACGAGCGTATCCATCGTTGACATGGGGCAAGCCTCACTGGCATTCATTCTGCGTAACCTGAGACACGTGCCGCAGCTGAGTGTTTCACCGCCAAGTTCGGTGAATCTGCTAAACACCTTCTTCACCTCAAAACGACTGTTGTCCACGGAATCTATCTCAACCGCAGGGCCGAGAAGAAAAATTGAAACGTTGTGGCCCTTGGACAGAACGGCGCTTGCGAACCGGAATGCATTCCACATGGTTTCCGGTTCTTTAGAATTTATCGTCACTGCATACTTCATCTATCTCCACTCTCCTCTGCATACATCATTTACCGCAGATTCAATACATGATTGACACTATTGATGCCTGCTTTCAACCGTTCCAGGAAATTTTCCATGCAAGTCTTTGTCCTCCTTCTCCGGTTATTGTGTACATCAGCCTTAAACATTACCGCAACCCTGAGGGTAATGACTCATGTGCATGCATCCCGCTCTTGTCGAAACGAAAGTTTTCGAATATGCTGTTTGACGTTTCATACACCTTGGTAATGGCGGCCTTCACTATTTTCCCTATTCCGGGCGGCCTAATTTTGATTGCCTGCACATTTATTTGAGATTCTTTTACGAGACTGTGGAAGGAGACACAACTTTTGAGACAACGTCAGATTTCATGGTGTAGCACAAACAGGCATGTGTGAATTCATTTTGCTTTATCCTGATGGCAATAGCGTTCTGCCCATTTGGCTGATTGCATAGCCAGCCTGTGCCACCCAATAAGACCTGATGAAAAGTTAACCAAAAACAGTCTTTGGATCAAACCAGAGGGCTCCTGATTGAAATAACGGTGCATGGGCATTATGCATGCAAGCCAAACGATACGCTCACCACATGTGTGCGCGTCCGACATGCCGTAAGCTACTGAAAAGAATTAGTAAGACTGAGGCAGCATGAAACGCGTTGAAGGGGTGAATGATTGGCTTTTGACAAGTCGTTTGAGGAGTTGGTGCACGAAGGGCAGTCATGGCACTTCAGCGATTGGGACTTCTCGTATCTCAAAGGCAGACTCATCGAGGAACCGCCCCAATGGAACTACAGCAGCATTGTCAGATCTCATTTTCCCGGAACACGCACCATGATTGATCTGGGAACCGGAGGAGGAGAATTGCTTTCGCATCTTGCTCCTTTGCCGCCTGTCACCTGCGCAACTGAAGGGTACGTGCCCAATGTGCCTGTGGCGGCGAAGAGGTTGTCTGCAGTTGGTGTGGAAGTAATTCAAACATATTGCGATGACAATGACACAGTTCCGCAGAGAGGTTCTCTTCCCTTCAGGGACTCGTCAATAGATTTATAGCATTCCTCGAAAGTGATGCGGCTATTTGAGCAGTGCGTGTATTGCCGATAGATTGCAGACACTCTTCACCGTTGCAGGCGGTGTGTTTCTGACGAAATGCTGTACTGCACCACCGAGTCGCCTGTTTGAAGCGAAGTACGTATTGTTGAGCAGTTTTGCCCTCTCATAGTTCCACCACTGTTCCTGAGGGTTGATGTCCGGCGAGTATCTGGGCAATGGCTTGAGAACAACCCGCGGGTGTGCAGCAAGCCATTTCTTCAGCACCTTTGACCTGTGCACTGGCGGATTGTCCAGATATATCCACAGCGTCTTCCCTCTGTGTCTCCTGGACAGCCTTTCGATGAACCTTATCAGCGACTCCGACTTTGCGGCAGTGCTGTTCATCCTGTAGACCCTGCCTTTGAAAGTGTTGACAGCGCCGAAGCCGTTTATGCGCTTTTCATACATCCGCTGTGGCGTCCTCAGCGTAAGGCGCTTTGAGAACGTCCAGCCATAGCCGCCGTTGTGAGAGCGGTCTATGGACATTTCGTCCTCAAAGAGGACGACGACATCGTCCGGCTTTGCATCCATGTCCCTGATGAATCTGGCAGCTAATTCCTCTCTCTCGCTGGCCACTTCACGGCTGTATGTTTCTGCGTATTCCAGTGTTGCCTTGACATAATGTGCGCCCATATCCCTCAGGCAGCGCCTGACGGTCTCCTCAGAGACGGTGATGCCCTTCCGCCGGAAGTAGAGACGCAGCTCGGTACATGTCCAGGTCGACGAGTTGATGCCGTGCTTGCCAGGATCGTTCTCGTCAAGCAGGCGCTTTATCTCTTTCTTCTCCTTCTCGCCGAGTGCCGGCGGCCTGCCACTCCTGTCCCTGTCTTCCACACTCCTCTCCTCATTCCAACGCTGTGCCCACCTGTATATGGCATCTTCGGCTACAGAGAACACCCTCGAAGCATCCTTCACTGAATAACCGATGCTGAGCATGTAAAGTGCACGAAGGCGATCCCTTTCCCTGGGATCCTTGCACTCCTTTGCAAGTTTGTTGAGAATGCCCGAATCAGACACCGAAACTATGCCCATCCCTGTCGGAAGGGCATATCACATTTCCGAAATTTAACGTTTTCCATAGAACTTATGCGGAGAGCTATAATAATCGATAGACACGAGTCGTTCAAGGCTGCGGAAGTTCACCGTGTCCTGAAGTCCGGGGGAGTTTTTATTACACAGCAGGTGGGCAGTGGGCTGAAATCCGAACTGAACGATTTTCTGGGAGCGAAAGTGCCTGTGACGAATTGGAACCTGTCCGTGGCAAAAGAACAGCTCAATGAGGCAGGATTCACGATTGTAGAAGAAGGACAGGCGACGCCGCGTGCAATCTTCAGGGACATAGGTGCCGTGGTGGGCTATCTCAGGATCGCCGAATGGCAGATAGATGATTTTGATGTGACGACATATGCTGAAAAATTAAGGCACCTCGACAGTCACATCAGGAAGAATGGAAGTTTTGTGACAAGAAACCATCTCTTCGTCCTGAAGGCGGTAAAAGAATAGCTGAATGCGAATAGAATATCTTTCCATACCACAACATTCAAAACACGCTGTTATTGAGTCAAGTGATTGGCAGGCCCCGGGAGTTCGCGGACAAGCATATTTAACACAAATGTGCTTCTGTCGGTTTAATGCAGGAGGAGCGTACTGGCAGACTCGGTAAAACATTCACCAGATTCCTCATATCAAAATCATTGGGTTCGATATCGTTCAACCTGTTCGAAATTTATTTTCTGTGGAAAATAGTTTCGACTTATCACTCGGTCTTTCTCGCTGGCATCGTTCCGACCATCGCTCTTGCAGTTCAGCTTCTTTCCTCTGTTCCCATAGGACACGGCATT
This window contains:
- a CDS encoding DsrE family protein; the protein is MKYAVTINSKEPETMWNAFRFASAVLSKGHNVSIFLLGPAVEIDSVDNSRFEVKKVFSRFTELGGETLSCGTCLRLRRMNASEACPMSTMDTLVSLTEDADRVVNFG
- a CDS encoding IS630 family transposase gives rise to the protein MGIVSVSDSGILNKLAKECKDPRERDRLRALYMLSIGYSVKDASRVFSVAEDAIYRWAQRWNEERSVEDRDRSGRPPALGEKEKKEIKRLLDENDPGKHGINSSTWTCTELRLYFRRKGITVSEETVRRCLRDMGAHYVKATLEYAETYSREVASEREELAARFIRDMDAKPDDVVVLFEDEMSIDRSHNGGYGWTFSKRLTLRTPQRMYEKRINGFGAVNTFKGRVYRMNSTAAKSESLIRFIERLSRRHRGKTLWIYLDNPPVHRSKVLKKWLAAHPRVVLKPLPRYSPDINPQEQWWNYERAKLLNNTYFASNRRLGGAVQHFVRNTPPATVKSVCNLSAIHALLK